One Nitrospiraceae bacterium DNA segment encodes these proteins:
- a CDS encoding Dyp-type peroxidase, with protein sequence MRQIQKGILAPVPPLARYLLFTSTPGTNPAGALRNLNKLVDGDKTVVGLGQSLVRALGRDVPGLDVFPSYATAGIDVPSTPAELWCWLRGNDRGELVHRARAVVQSVGSSFQLEQTIDGFRYKSGFDLSGYEDGTENPKGAAAIKAAVVTGQGTSLDGGSFVAVQQWVHDLDIFDAMTPKKQDFTIGRRKRDNKELGHAPPSAHVKRTAQESFDPAAFIVRRSMPWADMSRAGLVFVAFGKSFDAFDVLLRRMVGVEDGIVDALFTFTRPISGSYFWCPPIKKGHLDLRAIGL encoded by the coding sequence ATGAGACAGATTCAGAAGGGAATCCTCGCTCCAGTCCCACCACTCGCCCGCTATTTGTTGTTCACCAGCACCCCGGGTACGAACCCCGCCGGTGCCTTGCGCAATCTGAATAAACTGGTCGACGGCGATAAGACGGTCGTAGGGCTGGGCCAATCATTGGTGCGAGCCCTCGGTCGTGACGTTCCAGGGCTCGACGTGTTCCCAAGCTACGCCACTGCTGGCATCGACGTGCCTTCGACGCCCGCCGAGTTATGGTGCTGGCTGCGGGGAAACGATCGTGGCGAACTCGTCCATCGCGCACGTGCCGTCGTTCAGAGTGTAGGTTCCAGCTTTCAGTTGGAACAAACAATCGACGGCTTCCGCTACAAGTCGGGTTTCGACCTATCCGGTTATGAAGACGGAACTGAGAATCCGAAAGGCGCAGCCGCGATCAAAGCCGCCGTCGTCACCGGACAAGGCACAAGCCTTGATGGGGGAAGTTTCGTTGCGGTTCAGCAATGGGTCCATGACCTAGATATATTCGACGCGATGACGCCGAAGAAACAGGATTTTACAATCGGCCGCCGGAAACGCGACAACAAGGAGCTCGGTCATGCGCCTCCTTCCGCCCATGTCAAACGCACCGCGCAGGAAAGTTTTGACCCAGCCGCCTTCATTGTGAGACGCTCGATGCCGTGGGCCGACATGTCCCGAGCCGGCTTAGTGTTTGTGGCATTCGGGAAGTCCTTTGATGCATTCGACGTGCTGCTGCGCAGGATGGTCGGCGTCGAGGACGGCATCGTGGATGCGTTGTTCACGTTCACACGTCCTATTTCGGGTAGCTATTTCTGGTGTCCACCGATCAAAAAAGGCCACCTTGACCTGCGCGCCATCGGTCTTTAA
- a CDS encoding SagB/ThcOx family dehydrogenase, with protein sequence MESLKTDSVDQVIKYHIQTKHHFNRYARSLGYLDWANQPDPFRRYEGAELIQLPLLKPGEEPVSPSYDAIYQQGAVPAQPVTLRTISRFFEFALALSAWKRAGESEWALRSNPSSGNLHPTEGYVLLPQIDGLDLKSGLYHYAPKEHGLELRAEFAIEQVARLLAQFPKAAFLFGLTSVHWREAWKYGERAFRYCNHDAGHAIGTARIAAATLGWKMVLLDGMEQNTVAMLLGTHRVDDFREVEPEHPDCLCVVWPLNSARGEGRGTSGEEFTIPMFLDPVVAKDLAQGVWHGKANRLSQDHGVHWDIIDEAADVTWKRSEERHSVVVSRTGTIGTSRTTSDTGLNAGQIIRQRRSAVSFDGKTAISTATFLRMMHSVMPKMDRPQLERSMPWDVWPYDPVIHLLLFVHRVDGLTPGLYFLVRDSRKLTFIQESMNPELHWTKAPGAAEDLPLYWLLEGDARRLAGQVSCHQDIAGDSAFSFGMLAEFEGGLREKGAWWYPRLFWESGLLGQVLYLEAEAAGVRATGIGCFFDDPVHEIVAVKDLSLQSLYHFTIGGPVEDRRLMTLPAYHHLNR encoded by the coding sequence ATGGAATCTCTTAAGACCGATTCGGTCGATCAGGTCATCAAGTATCACATCCAGACCAAGCATCATTTCAATCGATATGCTCGCTCGCTCGGGTACCTTGATTGGGCGAATCAACCTGATCCCTTTCGGCGCTATGAGGGAGCGGAGCTGATTCAACTTCCATTGCTCAAGCCAGGCGAAGAACCGGTCTCACCATCTTATGACGCGATCTATCAGCAGGGAGCGGTCCCGGCTCAGCCTGTGACCCTGCGGACCATTTCTCGGTTCTTCGAGTTTGCACTTGCGCTGTCTGCCTGGAAGCGAGCAGGGGAGTCAGAATGGGCGCTGCGGAGTAACCCCTCCTCTGGGAATCTCCATCCGACAGAGGGCTATGTGCTCTTGCCACAGATTGACGGGCTTGATCTGAAATCCGGCCTCTACCACTACGCGCCGAAGGAGCATGGGTTGGAGCTACGCGCAGAGTTTGCCATTGAACAAGTGGCTCGCCTCCTGGCTCAGTTTCCCAAGGCTGCATTTCTCTTCGGCCTGACATCGGTTCATTGGCGGGAAGCCTGGAAATATGGGGAACGGGCCTTTCGTTACTGTAACCACGATGCCGGCCATGCAATCGGCACAGCGCGGATCGCAGCCGCAACACTCGGCTGGAAGATGGTGTTGTTGGATGGGATGGAACAAAATACCGTCGCGATGCTGTTAGGCACTCATCGCGTCGACGATTTTCGTGAGGTGGAGCCGGAACATCCGGACTGTCTGTGTGTGGTATGGCCATTGAATTCTGCAAGAGGCGAAGGACGAGGGACCAGTGGTGAAGAATTTACAATTCCAATGTTTCTCGATCCGGTCGTGGCAAAAGACCTCGCTCAAGGAGTGTGGCATGGGAAAGCGAACCGATTAAGTCAGGACCATGGAGTGCATTGGGACATCATCGATGAAGCGGCTGATGTGACGTGGAAGCGGTCGGAAGAGCGGCATTCCGTCGTCGTTTCACGAACAGGTACGATTGGCACTTCGCGAACGACGAGTGACACCGGATTGAATGCCGGTCAGATCATTCGTCAGCGGCGAAGTGCCGTGTCCTTTGATGGCAAGACAGCGATCTCTACTGCCACGTTCCTCCGGATGATGCATTCAGTGATGCCGAAAATGGATCGTCCGCAGTTGGAGCGCTCCATGCCGTGGGATGTGTGGCCTTATGATCCGGTGATTCATCTGCTGTTGTTCGTCCATCGGGTCGATGGCCTGACGCCTGGGCTTTACTTTCTCGTCCGCGATTCGAGGAAGTTAACCTTCATTCAGGAATCGATGAATCCGGAATTGCATTGGACGAAGGCCCCAGGGGCGGCGGAGGATTTGCCGCTCTATTGGCTGCTCGAAGGCGACGCGAGACGGTTGGCCGGACAAGTCAGTTGCCACCAGGACATTGCCGGGGACAGTGCGTTCTCATTTGGCATGTTGGCCGAGTTCGAAGGAGGCTTGCGGGAGAAGGGGGCCTGGTGGTATCCACGTCTGTTCTGGGAATCTGGCCTCCTCGGACAGGTGCTGTATCTGGAAGCAGAGGCAGCTGGCGTGCGGGCGACCGGAATCGGTTGTTTCTTCGATGACCCGGTGCACGAGATTGTGGCGGTAAAGGACCTGAGCCTCCAATCGCTTTATCACTTTACGATCGGGGGCCCAGTGGAGGATCGGAGATTGATGACATTACCGGCCTATCACCATCTCAACCGATGA
- a CDS encoding glycine zipper family protein, which produces MKRLGVLWLVVALIAACSPKPILYPNAPYQEVGEAAAQQDIDECKDMAKDAGAKPSQGKAGQMAGGTTAGSAVGSAAGAVGGAVVGSPGRGAMVGAAGGATAGFLRSLFRKSPPSNAYKQFVQRCLTERGYEPMGWE; this is translated from the coding sequence ATGAAGAGGTTGGGCGTTCTCTGGCTGGTGGTCGCGTTGATCGCCGCTTGCTCTCCGAAGCCGATTCTCTACCCGAATGCCCCCTATCAGGAGGTGGGAGAGGCCGCAGCGCAACAAGATATCGACGAGTGTAAGGATATGGCGAAGGACGCGGGAGCAAAGCCTAGTCAGGGGAAAGCCGGCCAGATGGCAGGTGGTACCACGGCTGGCAGCGCTGTCGGTTCCGCTGCCGGTGCCGTAGGCGGCGCGGTGGTTGGGAGTCCCGGGCGCGGAGCGATGGTCGGTGCCGCTGGTGGAGCCACGGCCGGATTTCTCCGCAGCCTCTTTCGAAAGTCTCCTCCCAGCAACGCCTATAAACAATTTGTCCAGCGTTGTTTGACAGAGCGAGGGTACGAGCCGATGGGGTGGGAGTAA
- a CDS encoding response regulator: MATILIIDDEDSIRTLLKDVLEKAGHRVIQAADGRAGLTAYQNNKVDLVLMDILMPDTDGLEATLQLTREYLDAKIIAMTGAQGDKNFLDVAKLFGARRVFEKPFDLAKLVQAVNEELAR; encoded by the coding sequence ATGGCTACGATACTCATCATCGACGATGAAGATTCCATTCGCACTCTGCTCAAGGATGTGTTGGAAAAAGCAGGCCATCGGGTCATTCAAGCGGCCGACGGCCGTGCAGGCTTGACAGCTTACCAGAACAACAAAGTCGATCTCGTGCTGATGGATATCCTCATGCCGGATACGGACGGCCTCGAAGCCACCCTCCAGCTAACCCGTGAATACCTCGACGCCAAGATCATTGCCATGACCGGCGCCCAAGGCGATAAAAACTTCCTCGACGTCGCGAAGCTCTTCGGTGCCCGTCGAGTGTTTGAGAAACCCTTCGATCTGGCAAAACTCGTACAAGCCGTGAATGAGGAACTTGCACGCTAG
- a CDS encoding substrate-binding domain-containing protein: protein MTARRDRHTRSLRLVCLSLLVLLPTWILTGVAMAAPAGRILIAGYGPELPIIQDLAKAYEKKYPGTAIDIEWDKALHAAEMVKQGDAQVAVTDRSVAGLRATQVAWDGIAVIVNFANPVREVTTPQVRALFSGQISRWSDLDGADRKVEIISRAATDNITAGFESSLNLKGQLPSSGQPVRSDQKVLSMVSGRDNAISYMSLASALKAQEDGIPIQILTIDQVEPGEPTVKDGRYHLRRPVLLLTGTQSDPLTESFVSFMQSPEGQRFIRSLYVPLDHPGPAAPATNARQPESAASTL, encoded by the coding sequence ATGACCGCACGACGTGATCGTCACACTCGCTCTCTCAGGCTTGTGTGCCTCAGCCTGCTCGTTTTGCTCCCGACTTGGATACTGACGGGCGTGGCGATGGCTGCTCCAGCAGGGCGCATTCTTATCGCGGGCTACGGTCCTGAACTACCGATCATCCAAGATCTGGCCAAGGCGTATGAGAAGAAATACCCCGGAACCGCGATCGATATTGAATGGGACAAGGCGTTGCACGCAGCAGAGATGGTCAAGCAAGGAGATGCCCAAGTTGCAGTCACCGATCGATCGGTTGCAGGGTTGCGGGCGACTCAGGTCGCATGGGACGGCATCGCGGTCATCGTGAACTTTGCCAATCCAGTCCGGGAGGTTACAACGCCGCAGGTAAGAGCCCTCTTCTCTGGACAGATCTCTCGGTGGTCCGATCTCGACGGGGCCGATCGGAAGGTCGAGATTATTTCTCGTGCCGCGACCGACAATATTACCGCCGGGTTCGAATCGTCACTCAATCTCAAGGGACAACTGCCATCGTCCGGCCAACCGGTACGCTCGGATCAAAAAGTCTTAAGTATGGTCTCCGGGCGAGACAACGCCATTTCCTACATGTCGTTAGCATCAGCACTCAAAGCCCAAGAGGACGGCATTCCGATCCAGATTTTAACCATCGATCAGGTCGAACCAGGCGAGCCCACCGTGAAGGACGGACGATACCACCTGCGCCGGCCAGTGCTCCTCCTAACTGGTACTCAATCTGATCCGCTCACGGAATCCTTTGTCAGCTTTATGCAGTCTCCGGAGGGACAGCGGTTCATCCGCTCGCTCTATGTGCCATTGGACCATCCAGGTCCCGCTGCACCAGCTACAAATGCACGACAGCCAGAATCAGCAGCCTCAACTTTATGA
- a CDS encoding DUF882 domain-containing protein, producing the protein MQNINQWSWTRRTLLKTSVVGLLMLSGRFFGPSVVRAEDLPDGTLTIYNVHTNEWLRVKYRDSAGNYDLAALDELNHILRCHHTGEVAAMDVRVIEHVNLVQKTLGGDGEIHVISGYRSPAYNAMLVKKSRRAARQSFHVEGQAIDLFIPGVHLRQIRQAALRLQYGGVGYYPRAKFVHLDCGPFRFW; encoded by the coding sequence GTGCAGAACATAAATCAATGGTCGTGGACACGCCGGACGCTGCTGAAAACGTCCGTGGTGGGCCTGCTGATGCTGAGCGGGCGATTCTTCGGGCCTTCGGTCGTGCGTGCCGAGGATCTGCCGGATGGAACATTAACCATCTATAATGTTCATACCAACGAGTGGTTGCGGGTGAAGTACCGCGATTCAGCGGGCAACTATGATCTTGCAGCGCTCGACGAGCTCAACCACATTCTTCGGTGCCATCATACCGGTGAAGTCGCAGCGATGGATGTGCGAGTCATCGAGCACGTGAATTTAGTTCAGAAAACGCTCGGTGGCGACGGCGAAATCCACGTTATTTCTGGCTATCGGTCCCCCGCCTACAACGCCATGCTGGTCAAGAAGAGTCGCCGTGCGGCTCGCCAAAGCTTTCATGTCGAAGGGCAGGCAATCGATCTCTTCATTCCTGGCGTCCATTTACGGCAGATTCGGCAGGCGGCGCTGCGATTGCAGTACGGGGGTGTCGGATACTATCCACGGGCAAAGTTCGTCCACCTCGATTGCGGTCCCTTCCGGTTCTGGTAA
- the glgB gene encoding 1,4-alpha-glucan branching protein GlgB translates to MLTPQLSLEQVDQLVHGNHWDPLSILGPHPASLSGSTGFAIRCFLPDAQDVEVLIEGQKQPAIPMKRIHDAGLFEILCPGVGEKLSYRLRITDYSGRVREQHDPYAFAPLLTDFELHLFAEGTFFKAYNTMGAHLRTVQGISGVHFVVWAPNARRVSIVGDFNQWDGRRHPMTNRGATGLWELFIPELPENATYKYEIRSRGQDAPLLKADPYAFAAELRPRTASIVHNISRYQWNDGPWMAERAQRDPLATPLSIYEVHLGSWMRVPEDQNRWLTYRELASKLIPYAKDMGYTHLELMPVSEHPFDGSWGYQSTGYFAATSRYGSPEDFMAFVDAAHQANLGVLMDWSPAHFPDDPHGLSQFDGTHLYDHADPRLGYHPDWHSRIFNYDRTEVRNFLLNSALFWLDTYHIDGLRVDAVASMLYLDYGRKAGEWIPNQFGGHENIGAVTFLKDLNVLIHREHPGAMTLAEESTAWPGVSRPTYVGGLGFTFKWNMGWMHDMLNYFSHDPVHRMYHHNHLTFGLLYAFTENFVLVLSHDEVVHGKRALLDKMPGDPWQRFANLRALYGYMHSHPGKKMLFMGGEFGQWNEWNHDKSLEWHLCQFEPHAGLQRLVRDLNWLHQHERALHEVDHEWSGFQWIDFNDAQHSVIAFLRKAKDPTDQIVCLCNFTPMPRYEYRVGVPQDGYYRELINTDSAVYGGSNMGNSGGVHSISIPSHGHANSLVVTLPPLSVLFLKRI, encoded by the coding sequence ATGCTCACGCCCCAACTTTCGCTCGAACAAGTTGACCAGTTGGTTCATGGCAACCACTGGGATCCCCTCTCGATCCTGGGCCCCCATCCTGCTTCTCTATCAGGTTCCACCGGTTTTGCGATCCGCTGTTTTCTTCCCGACGCTCAGGATGTGGAGGTATTGATCGAGGGGCAGAAGCAACCTGCCATCCCGATGAAGCGCATCCACGACGCAGGACTTTTTGAGATCCTCTGTCCAGGCGTCGGTGAAAAACTCTCCTATCGCCTCCGTATTACGGATTACTCTGGACGGGTCAGGGAACAGCATGATCCCTACGCTTTCGCTCCACTGCTGACGGATTTTGAACTTCACTTATTTGCCGAAGGCACTTTTTTCAAGGCCTACAACACAATGGGAGCCCACCTGAGAACCGTGCAGGGGATATCTGGAGTACATTTCGTCGTGTGGGCTCCGAATGCTCGTCGCGTGAGCATCGTCGGTGATTTCAATCAGTGGGACGGTCGACGCCATCCCATGACCAACCGCGGAGCAACCGGTCTGTGGGAGCTGTTTATTCCCGAGCTTCCCGAAAATGCCACATATAAATACGAAATACGTTCGCGCGGTCAGGACGCGCCTCTCTTGAAAGCCGATCCCTATGCCTTCGCAGCTGAACTCCGCCCACGCACCGCCTCCATCGTCCACAATATTTCCCGGTATCAATGGAACGACGGCCCATGGATGGCGGAACGTGCGCAGCGTGATCCCTTAGCCACACCGCTGTCGATCTATGAAGTGCATCTCGGCTCGTGGATGCGAGTCCCGGAGGACCAGAATCGATGGCTGACTTATCGCGAGCTGGCCTCGAAGCTGATCCCCTATGCCAAAGACATGGGCTATACACACCTCGAACTGATGCCTGTCTCCGAGCACCCCTTTGACGGTTCGTGGGGCTATCAATCCACCGGTTACTTCGCTGCCACCAGCCGTTATGGATCACCGGAAGACTTCATGGCGTTTGTCGACGCGGCTCACCAAGCCAATCTCGGTGTGTTGATGGACTGGTCGCCGGCGCATTTCCCCGATGATCCTCACGGACTCAGTCAGTTTGATGGCACACACCTCTACGATCATGCCGATCCTCGACTCGGCTACCACCCGGATTGGCACAGCCGGATTTTCAACTATGACCGCACCGAAGTCCGAAACTTTCTCCTGAACAGCGCCCTGTTCTGGCTGGACACCTATCATATCGACGGTCTCCGAGTAGACGCTGTCGCCTCGATGCTGTACCTCGATTACGGACGGAAAGCGGGTGAATGGATTCCCAATCAGTTCGGCGGTCACGAGAATATCGGAGCCGTGACCTTTCTTAAAGACCTGAACGTTCTCATTCATCGTGAACATCCGGGAGCCATGACGCTGGCAGAAGAGTCAACCGCATGGCCCGGAGTCTCACGCCCCACTTACGTTGGAGGGCTTGGGTTCACGTTTAAATGGAACATGGGCTGGATGCACGACATGTTGAATTACTTCAGCCATGACCCCGTGCACCGGATGTATCACCACAACCACCTGACGTTCGGACTCCTCTACGCGTTTACCGAGAATTTCGTCCTCGTGTTGTCACATGATGAAGTGGTGCATGGGAAACGGGCTCTCCTCGACAAGATGCCGGGTGATCCATGGCAACGCTTCGCCAACCTTCGAGCGCTGTATGGCTATATGCACAGCCATCCGGGAAAGAAGATGCTGTTTATGGGCGGAGAATTTGGTCAGTGGAACGAATGGAATCATGACAAGAGCCTCGAATGGCATCTCTGTCAATTCGAACCGCATGCGGGCCTGCAACGCCTGGTGCGCGATCTCAATTGGCTCCACCAACACGAGCGAGCCCTGCACGAAGTCGATCACGAGTGGAGCGGTTTCCAATGGATCGACTTCAACGACGCCCAACATTCAGTGATCGCCTTCCTTCGTAAAGCGAAGGATCCGACGGATCAGATCGTCTGCCTCTGTAATTTCACGCCCATGCCTCGGTACGAGTATCGCGTGGGTGTCCCTCAGGACGGTTACTATCGCGAATTGATCAATACGGATTCAGCGGTGTACGGGGGCAGCAATATGGGCAATTCCGGCGGTGTGCACTCCATTTCGATCCCCTCTCATGGCCATGCAAACTCGCTCGTGGTCACACTCCCACCATTATCAGTGTTGTTCCTCAAACGGATCTAA